tagacacaataagCCCAGTTACTTTGTTCATTTTAGTTCCGCCAAATCAAACCAGTTGACAGAACCAATCGTCGCCTATCTCCGAGCAACACACACGGTAATGgtattcctgaatgaatcagtgttcaGAACGAATcgtttgagtaaatgattcaactCACTACACGAAAAGTCACTTGTTTGCAATCTACTAGCGCAGCGAACgatataaaatatgcaaaaacaaCCCACACAAAATACTGACACAATTTGTCCAAGATGGTCATTAAATAGGGTGAATTCAATACACTAAAATTCATTTAAGTACTAACAATCCAGCGTTTTTCTATCACAAagtggttaaaggattagtgcactttcaaattaaaatttcctgataatttgttcaccccccccccccccatgtcatccaagatgttcatgtctttctttcttcagtcgaaaagaaaataaggtttttgatgaaaacattccctTTTtatccatatagtggacttcaatggagcccaaacggctgaaggtcaaaattagtttcattgcagcttcaaaatgttctacacgatcccagacaaggaataagggtcttatctagagaaaccattgctcattttctaaaaacaaaaacgaaaaaaaaaaaaccttacatacgttttaacaataaatgctcatcttgagctagctctcttcttcttctctattagaattctggcagtgtagacactgctaagtgtattactgccctccacaggttaaagtttgaactaattgttatatacttgcactagcatattgtatatgacaatttagttcaaactttaacccgtggagggcagtaatacacttagctgtgtctacactgctggaattcaaatagagaagagagttagttcaagatgagcatttatggttaaaacttataaaaaatatatatatattttttttagaaaatgagcgatggtttctctagataagacccttatttctcgtctgggatcgctgtaaactgtaattttgacctttaaccatttgggctccattgaagtccactatatggagaaaaatccttaaCTACACACTGCAGGTTAAAAGCATCTTTGTTCAcaagttttgtttcattttttattattcttttatttatgaGAGAGAAGTCAGTGGCAGAGAGATAAAGagaacagtaaaaacagagggACAAAAAGAGCAGACAACCACAGTCGAGAGGAAAATTTCCTTATTTGACTGATTTTGgttaaatggggaaaaaaaaacggTGAGTTGTGTCTCAGAGAGATTTAAATAGGTCCCCACAATTTTCCAattttatgaaatatgaaaCAAACTATTATTGACTTGTTTTATATGTGGCTTAAATATATTCAACATCAAACCGCATTCAGGTCTGTGTATCCGACATGGCCTACGACCAGCTGGATGTGCTGATGGTGCTCAGTGAAGCACTTGGTTTTACAGGGCTCAAGTCCCAGGACAGAACCTCTATAAATGAGGAATCTGAAGAATGTAGAGCACCGTGGTTGGTGTTCTTGGACAGGGTTGACAACTTTGACCCATAAAAAAAAcccacatctttttttaaaggcTATTTTTGGTCTATAAAGAGATTGAGTACTTGCTAATCGTCTGCTTTCCTGATTTACTGTATAGCTTCACATATAAAATACCTGTGCAGACACATATTTATACACAGGACACTGGAGCTGCACTGTGCTGTCCCAAAGGCTTCATCCAAGTGATAGATCTTTCTGGAGATAGAATTAATGCACACAAGATGCGTAACGGATCAACAACTTTTTTCATGAGCAGTGTCATAGTATTGGAAGGTAGATTCGGAGACTGTGAAGGTTGAAATAATTATCTTACTATCAAAAAGTGACAGATTTGCATCACTGTACAATATGCCGATGTCCATTGTTTGTGTTATACTGAACCGACAGGCTTTGATGTGTCAGATAAGTTGCCCCTTGCACCTTCCACACGTGGGAACTATTGCTGTAAAGCCGAACGAGATGACAACATACAGCATGACTCCTTAAACTGGGTGATTGCCATGAGTACAAGATCTGTTCAACGTTGTTACAAGGccttaaatcattttaaaggatgctttaaaggaatattttggGTTAAATACATGTTAAACTCAGTTGACAGCATTTGTGACATAATGTTGCTTACCACAAAAAACAATTTCGACTTGTCCATCATTTTCATTAAAGATGAGGGGACCAAAATCAAGGTTACAATGAGGCacttacaatgaaagtgaaaggGGCCAATTTTTGTAggttttaaaagcagaaatctgagcctggaccacgaaaccaGTCACAAGGGTcagttttttgaaattgagatttatacatcatctgaaatattaaataagctttccattgatgtatggtttcttaggataggacaatatttggctgagatacaactatttgaaaatctggaatctgagggtgcaaaaaaaaaaaaaaagaatattgagaaaatcgtctttaaagttgtccaaatgaagtccttagcaatgcatatccactcacaaaaataattttttgatatatttacggtaggaaatttacaaaatatcttcatggaacatgatctttatttaaagggttagttcacccaaaaatgaaaataatgtcaattattacttaccctcatgccgttctacacccgtaagtaagatcttcgttaatcttcagaacacaaattaagatattttacttgaaatccgatggctccgagaggcctccatagggagcaatgacatttcctctctcaagatccataaaggtactaaaaacatatttaaatcggttcatgtgagtacagtggttcaatattaatattaaaaagcgacgagaatatttttggtgcgccaaaaaaaaaaaaaaaaaaaaaaaaaaaaaataacgacttatttagtgatggccgatttcaaaacaatgcttcaggaagcatcggagcgccaaagtcacgtgatttcagccgttctgaacgcgatctgaatcatgattcgatacactgattcatttttgctccgatgcttcctgaagcagtgttttgaaatcggccatcactaaataagtcgttattttgttttttgttttttggcgcaccaaaaatattatcGTCGCTttatactattaatattgaaccactgtactcacatgaaccgatttaaatatgtttttagtacctttatggatcttgagagaagaagtgtcattgctccctataatggaggcctcacggaggttttacgggtgtggaacggcatgagggtaagtaataaatgacagaattttcttttttgggtgaactaaccctttaatatcctaatgattttttggcataaaagaaaaatcaataattttgacccatacaatgtattgttggctattgctacaaatatacccgtgcgactcatgactgattttgtggtccagggtcacaaatgtgAAGCATGTAATCTTACACATTAAAATCGTGTTAAAATTCACATTGTTTATGTCTTACTGTTGAAATAGTGATTAATTTACCATTTACAAATTGgccccattcacttccattgtaagtgcctAAATGTaacctagatttttttttttttttttttttttttttttttttttttaaggataaAGAGTGATaagataaatatatttttgtggtaatcaacattacACAACAAAGTACTGTAGATTGACCTTAACTTGTAGATTGACCACATTAAGGCTTTTCATAACAGCCTGATAGGAAATTTTGTTTCATATGATCCATGTCTCTCATTCAACAGGATTTGTAGTAATTTGATGGTCTTTTTGCAGATTAATGTGTCTTCAGTATTGCAGTGCAGAGATCGATAGGCCTGCTGGACCAGCCGTGCAGCTGTGAGTGGAGCTGTTATTTCACAATTGCTTTGAGTGAGAGCCTCTTGTAAATCTCTTTAGACATGCTGACATCTCTGTCATGATTACGAGTCTGAAAAAGACTCTCCGAGGCCTGGTAGAGTTGATGAAGTCTGCCATAGTCGAGAGACAGCATGATTTATGACCCCGACAGAACGGCATCGAGCCAATGGTACCTGAAGCTCCTTGCATATACAGTCAGTTGGACACTGATTGTGAAAACCCACCAAAATCAACACCGTAGGACAAATAAGCACCCGTGGGAATGAGATCTATATGATAAATGGAGAAGAGAGCAGGATCTGTCTGATAAACGGATAGGAAAGGTGGATCTGGCCGAAGTATTAGACACACTCATCACCATCGAGTCTATAGAGCTGCGAGCTGTCTTGTCATAGTTGATAAATACCCTCTATTTGTCTGTCTAAATCTACGCTGAGAGATTTAATCATTTAGCTGTGTTAAATCAATGATAGACTCGCAGCAAGCTGCTCTGTGCGCCCTGGGACTAAATTTAGCAGAAAAAGCACCGTTGCTAacctctgacctaaaaaaagccatttaaatcttttaaaatacTGTCAGTGGGACACAAATCAGTTCAGTGGAATGAATGGAACATTAGCAGCCATTAACTGCACATGGAGGATGTTTAAAGTCGGTGTCTTATGTCATACATATTGCTACTTAAGGTGAACACTGGTAAAGTGGGACACTTTTGgaaatgtaacttttaattAGGATCCTTATGCCATATTACCTGACATTACACTTCAATGGAAAGCTTAGGAAATCTCTTTAGTCAAAagtaaacattacaaaatagtAAATACTGGGAAGGAGAACACTgaaagcaataataataattgttgttGTTATCAGTCTATCTATCGAACTAttgatctatctatcgatctatctattGATCTATCTAGCAACATAGGGttaatatacaatattttagaaattcaacttagaatatatttttaaaatcaacttattttaaaaCTGTGTTATTTCTCCTTAAAATacctttaacattttattcTCTGCTCACTAAAATGCCTAATTAGCATTAGCAGTGTCAAAAGGAGACTGTTTCAAAATCATAAATATCAATTAAACTCACATCCCACAATATCATAAAACtctgattattttatttatgcaatgaaaaacaaacaaaaatatatccaatcaaaatgacattaaaataataatgttgaaaagagaaagagagagaaaaagagagaaaaaagaaagtatgTTCTACAAAAGTACATGATTTTCTACAGAGGAACTGCCACTTGATCTTCCTGTTCACTCTTTCTGGACTATCTAAATCCAGCTGTGCTCTTGGGTTTTTTTATGCTCGTACACTCTTGGTGGGACATATTTTCCTCAGCTGGTTCTGATAGCTCATTGTGTCCTTTTGAATCTCCTGGTCCACATTAGGGGCATCCAGACTGATGTTCTCTTCCATGTGATGTTCAACAGATGTTTCTGTGCATCCTGGGATCAGATCAGCCAATTCCCTGTTGTCGTCCAGTGTGGCCTGCTTAGCAGCATAGTTTAGTTTTGCTTTAATTCCTGCGTATTATTTAAGCAGAGTGTCTCATTAACAGTGATTGTCGGGTTATTTCTCAATAAAATTTATATGGAAGGATATATTGGACTGACCTGAGATTTGTCTCTGAGATCTTCCATGAATACCACCACGTTCTTCACTGTCAGTATCAAGGTCTGGTCTATCAGGGGTGTCCACAAACTCTGGGCTGTCTAAATCCATTGCTCTTTTGTGGCTCTCCTGCTCGTGTTTGTCAGCATCATGTGGTTTACCAGCCTGGTCTTTGAGGTTCATTCTACTGGCATAACTCTGAATTATGGGATGAATCTCTTTCATAAAGTCTGTGACCGCACCGTTCTGTTTTTCTAACATCCTCTGGATCCTTGGGGGTCGGTTTCTCCCGTTCACCTCAGGTCTGTCCATTTCCTGACTACTAATGTCCTTCATCACTGCCCAGAATTATAAGACGAAGCACGTATTcagtaaaaaaatacagaaaaagatATTAGCTTTATTCAGTGAGCCAAAACTCATGACTTATTTACAATCCTTGTGAATTCGAAATTTAAGTTTTATGGCTTTTATTCCATGTCTTGTTAGCTTTATAGCTAAAATTCACATTGAGCAAAAAACACAATTCAAATGTTTAGGTTtggtaagatgtttttgaaagaagtctcttatccTCACCAGGCTGCATctattttgataaaaaaaaaaatatatatatatatggtaaaaacagtaacactgtatctgtaaaatattattacgatttaaaatgactgttttcttttaatattttttcaaatttttcaaaattcctgtcttcagtgtcacattatccttcagaaatcattctaatatgttgatttgctgctcaagaaacattattattttttgtggaaacggtgatatatttttttcaggattctttgatgaatagaaagtttaaaagaagattataaatgtatttactgttactttttcagtttattcaatttttttttttttttttttttccaaaaaactgACCCCAGAATTTTGAATGCACTGGCAGATTTGATCACATTTGTAAACCTACATACCTATTGCTTTATGGATTTGTTTGTTGGAGCTCTCAGTCAAGCCTGTGTCCATGTCAGACCTGTCCATACTCATACTCTCTATATTAAGATGCaagaaaaatcatatttaatattacagtatatCACATCAGCAGATATGTGTACAGTTAAGGAACTGATGGAACTATTGCTTACCTGCTGAGTTTGCATAACGCTCCTGTAATGCTTTCTGAGTGTCTGTTGACAGGAGTGTGTAAGTGATTAAGTATACagataaaagtataaaaactGAAGTTTTAGCATGGTGACAAATTGTTTACTCCAACAATCACATCAAATCCTACAGCTTACCTGTAAGTGTGGTTCTCAGCTGTAACCTCTTATAGTTGTCACCCTCTGAAACAAACAGTAACAGTAAATCAGTAAAATACCTGGATTGTTTTTGTCAAATAACTAACAAgtgttaaaatgttttgacaatctaacatgctttgaaaaaaaagagtttcattcagggacgtgcacaggaattttgaggggcagttgctctgacctaaaaaaagggcTCTCccctaccaaaaaaaaaaacttttgtcgatgtagtgttttgacatcgacaacccaagtgcattttacctcaaacttgcgtctagttaactttctaaagtagcaatcgcttctcgggtcgacattaacacactgacaaaattatattcagaattaaaaatatttttataccactttttaatgtgtgattgtgtaaaggttttcaTGAGACaccaacctttcgcgaacttgcttccaacactcgttctcatggaggcgcggtgtgcacggaggggaggggcttTGCGCGCGCGAGTAAGTTATGTGAGAGAGACGCgtgagtgagagacgcagggaaatgaaatgcagctgaacgtttgctctatgaaagaaattgacaaagacgaaaactaaggacatttaatctataattttattttattttagttagttttgccaaacacacatcacagttttggttagttatcgtttttttgtaatgcctcgtttttatttttattttagttaacgacgatgttttttcccaactagttttcgttttttcgtt
The sequence above is drawn from the Megalobrama amblycephala isolate DHTTF-2021 linkage group LG13, ASM1881202v1, whole genome shotgun sequence genome and encodes:
- the zgc:194210 gene encoding uncharacterized protein zgc:194210 yields the protein MKLINSSLTVLVFINAVYSAAMREGSEDLLRFLKDAFEMNLPPVHTESPQLSEMDLTTVRILDPVHPTDPTAECKAPETVVISADFSNTTPKADLVQPADVAEERSIESSNSDSRLAERASAEDSREGDNYKRLQLRTTLTDTQKALQERYANSAESMSMDRSDMDTGLTESSNKQIHKAIVMKDISSQEMDRPEVNGRNRPPRIQRMLEKQNGAVTDFMKEIHPIIQSYASRMNLKDQAGKPHDADKHEQESHKRAMDLDSPEFVDTPDRPDLDTDSEERGGIHGRSQRQISGIKAKLNYAAKQATLDDNRELADLIPGCTETSVEHHMEENISLDAPNVDQEIQKDTMSYQNQLRKICPTKSVRA